Proteins encoded by one window of Pseudomonas sp. PSKL.D1:
- the nirB gene encoding nitrite reductase large subunit NirB, with protein MKATANGGQRERLVIIGNGMVGHHCVEQLVERGALARFELHVFGEERQRAYDRVHLSEYFSGSCAETLALCGQGFYGDNGVHLHLGQAVLEIDRERCEVVTGEGRYGYDQLVLATGSYPFVPPIEGSSGNARLVYRTLDDLDAIRTAASEARRGVVVGGGLLGLEAANALKSLGLEAHVVEFAPRLMPVQLDNEGGAALKAQIEALGVGVHLSRATQSISAGETYRYRMNFDGGEHLETDLIVFSAGIRPQDALGRASGLDIAARGGVMIDNHCRTSDPRIFAIGECASWNGSVFGLVAPGYSMARNLAALLLGEAAGEFTGADMSTKLKLLGVDVGSIGDAHGATPGSRSYRFIDEANAAYRRLVVDASGKHVLGAVLVGDNSYYDTLLQYAQNGITLPADPAALILPQGGGAPALGADALPDSATICSCHNVSKGAVCAAIDGGCGDLSAVKACTKAASGCGGCAALLKQVFEHELTARGVAVDKSLCEHFAYTRQELYSLVRVEGIRTFNELLERHGKGHVGCDICKPTVGSILASCWNQPIMDPSLVPLQDTNDTFMANMQKNGTYSVVPRIPGGEITPDKLIVIGQVAKKYDLYTKITGGQRIDLFGAQLHELPLIWGELIEAGFETGHAYGKSTRTVKSCVGSTWCRYGVQDSVAMALRLEDRYKGLRSPHKLKFAVSGCTRECAEAQSKDIGVIATDKGWNLYVCGNGGMRPRHAELFATDLDDETLVRLIDRVLMFYIRTADKLQRTSVWRENLEGGLDYLKAVILDDSLGLAAELEAQMQHVVDRYECEWANALKDPEKLKRFRTFVNDRRADPDVHFVREREQRRPAAGLHLIPTVEEAV; from the coding sequence ATGAAGGCAACAGCGAACGGCGGGCAACGAGAACGTCTGGTCATCATCGGCAACGGCATGGTCGGCCACCACTGTGTCGAGCAGCTGGTCGAACGCGGCGCCCTGGCGCGCTTCGAACTGCATGTGTTTGGCGAAGAGCGCCAGCGCGCCTACGACCGCGTGCACTTGTCCGAATACTTCAGCGGCAGTTGCGCCGAAACCCTGGCCCTCTGCGGGCAAGGCTTTTACGGCGACAACGGTGTGCACTTGCACCTCGGCCAGGCCGTGCTGGAGATTGACCGCGAACGCTGTGAAGTGGTCACCGGCGAGGGCCGCTACGGTTACGATCAGCTGGTGCTGGCCACTGGCTCCTACCCGTTCGTGCCGCCGATCGAAGGCTCCAGCGGCAATGCCCGCCTGGTCTATCGCACTCTCGACGACCTTGATGCCATTCGCACTGCTGCCAGCGAAGCACGGCGCGGGGTGGTGGTCGGCGGTGGCCTGCTCGGCCTTGAAGCCGCCAACGCCTTGAAGTCCCTGGGCCTGGAAGCCCATGTGGTGGAATTTGCCCCACGCCTGATGCCGGTGCAGCTCGACAACGAAGGCGGCGCGGCGCTCAAGGCGCAGATCGAAGCGTTGGGCGTAGGCGTGCACCTGTCGCGCGCCACCCAGTCGATCAGCGCGGGCGAAACCTACCGCTACCGCATGAACTTCGACGGTGGCGAGCACCTGGAAACCGACCTCATCGTGTTTTCTGCCGGCATCCGCCCGCAAGACGCGCTGGGCCGGGCCAGCGGCCTGGACATCGCCGCGCGCGGTGGCGTAATGATCGACAACCACTGCCGCACCAGCGACCCGCGCATCTTCGCCATCGGCGAATGCGCCTCGTGGAACGGCAGTGTGTTCGGCCTGGTGGCCCCGGGCTACAGCATGGCCCGCAACCTCGCGGCACTGCTGCTGGGTGAAGCCGCTGGCGAGTTCACCGGGGCTGACATGTCGACCAAGCTCAAGCTGCTGGGCGTCGACGTCGGCTCCATTGGCGATGCCCACGGCGCCACCCCGGGCTCGCGCAGCTACCGTTTCATAGACGAGGCCAACGCGGCGTACCGCCGGCTGGTGGTGGACGCCAGCGGCAAGCACGTGCTCGGCGCGGTGCTGGTGGGTGACAACAGCTATTACGACACCCTGCTGCAATACGCCCAGAACGGCATCACCCTGCCGGCCGACCCGGCGGCGTTGATCCTGCCGCAAGGTGGCGGCGCCCCGGCCCTTGGCGCCGATGCCTTGCCCGACAGCGCCACCATCTGCTCCTGCCACAACGTCAGCAAGGGCGCGGTGTGCGCAGCCATCGACGGTGGTTGCGGTGACCTGAGCGCCGTCAAGGCCTGCACCAAGGCCGCCAGTGGTTGCGGCGGCTGCGCGGCGCTGCTCAAGCAAGTGTTCGAGCACGAGCTCACCGCCCGTGGCGTGGCCGTGGACAAAAGCCTGTGCGAGCACTTTGCCTACACCCGCCAGGAGCTTTACAGCCTGGTGCGGGTCGAGGGCATCCGCACCTTCAACGAATTGCTTGAGCGCCATGGCAAAGGTCACGTCGGCTGCGACATCTGCAAACCCACCGTGGGCTCCATCCTCGCCTCGTGCTGGAACCAGCCGATCATGGACCCGTCGCTGGTGCCCCTGCAGGACACCAACGACACCTTCATGGCCAATATGCAGAAAAACGGCACCTACTCGGTGGTGCCGCGCATCCCCGGTGGCGAAATCACGCCCGACAAGCTGATCGTGATCGGCCAGGTGGCGAAAAAGTACGACCTCTACACCAAGATCACCGGCGGCCAGCGCATCGACCTGTTCGGCGCGCAGTTGCACGAACTGCCGTTGATCTGGGGTGAGCTGATCGAGGCAGGCTTCGAAACCGGCCATGCCTACGGTAAATCCACCCGCACCGTGAAGTCGTGTGTCGGCAGCACCTGGTGCCGCTACGGCGTGCAGGACAGCGTGGCCATGGCCCTGCGCCTGGAGGACCGCTACAAAGGCCTGCGCAGCCCGCACAAGCTCAAGTTCGCGGTATCTGGCTGCACCCGCGAATGCGCTGAAGCGCAAAGCAAGGACATTGGCGTGATTGCCACCGACAAGGGCTGGAACCTGTACGTGTGCGGCAACGGCGGCATGCGCCCGCGCCACGCCGAGCTGTTTGCCACCGACCTGGACGACGAAACCCTGGTGCGGCTGATCGACCGGGTGCTGATGTTCTATATCCGCACTGCCGACAAGCTGCAGCGCACCTCGGTATGGCGCGAAAACCTGGAGGGCGGGCTGGATTACCTCAAGGCGGTGATCCTCGACGACAGCCTGGGCCTGGCCGCCGAACTGGAGGCGCAGATGCAGCATGTGGTCGACCGCTACGAATGCGAGTGGGCCAACGCCCTGAAAGACCCCGAAAAGCTCAAGCGCTTCCGCACCTTCGTCAACGACCGGCGTGCCGACCCGGACGTGCACTTTGTACGTGAGCGTGAGCAGCGCCGGCCGGCTGCGGGCCTGCACCTTATTCCTACCGTCGAGGAGGCTGTGTGA
- the nirD gene encoding nitrite reductase small subunit NirD has protein sequence MNLSNVAVAEQANWQAVCMTDDLVADSGVVVWLDGAQVAVFYLPGQGLYAVDNRDPRSGANIIGRGLVGSLQGELVVAAPLYKQHFSLQSGRCLEDDGQRLRVWPVRMNGGAVEVAVS, from the coding sequence ATGAACCTGTCCAATGTGGCTGTGGCCGAGCAGGCCAACTGGCAAGCGGTGTGTATGACGGATGATTTGGTAGCCGATTCCGGTGTGGTGGTGTGGCTGGACGGTGCCCAGGTGGCGGTGTTCTACCTGCCGGGGCAGGGGCTTTATGCGGTGGACAACCGCGACCCACGCTCCGGGGCCAACATTATTGGCCGTGGGTTGGTGGGGAGCTTGCAGGGGGAACTGGTGGTGGCGGCGCCGTTGTACAAGCAGCATTTCAGCTTGCAGAGCGGGCGGTGCCTGGAAGATGACGGGCAGCGGTTGCGGGTGTGGCCGGTGCGGATGAATGGGGGGGCTGTGGAAGTCGCGGTTTCCTGA
- a CDS encoding 2-hydroxyacid dehydrogenase produces MKPEVLQLSPILIPAIRERLEALFTVHRYYEQTDKEAYVSTHAEHIRGVITGGHTGISQALMARLPNLEVIAVNGVGTDAVDLAYARDRGIQVTATIGALTEDVADLAIGLLIGVCRGLCTGDRFVRAGKWATSATPLAPLPLARQVSGMRVGIVGMGRVGRAVAQRAAAFGCPISYTDLQALDVPYGFEPDLKQLAKNSDALILAAAADKGEALINREVLQALGADGYLINIARGKLVDEPALIAALEAGEIAGAALDVFADEPRAPEALFERDDVVLQPHRASATVQTRTRMGEMVVASLVDVFAGRKPQGLVI; encoded by the coding sequence ATGAAACCTGAAGTCCTGCAACTGAGCCCGATCCTGATCCCGGCCATCCGCGAACGCCTGGAAGCCCTGTTCACCGTGCACCGTTATTACGAGCAGACCGACAAAGAGGCTTACGTCAGCACCCATGCCGAGCACATTCGTGGCGTGATCACCGGCGGCCACACCGGCATCAGCCAGGCGTTGATGGCGCGCCTGCCCAACCTTGAGGTGATTGCCGTCAATGGTGTGGGCACCGATGCCGTGGACCTGGCCTACGCCCGTGACCGTGGCATCCAGGTCACCGCCACCATCGGCGCACTGACCGAGGACGTGGCCGACCTGGCCATCGGCCTGCTGATTGGCGTGTGCCGTGGGCTGTGCACCGGCGACCGCTTCGTGCGCGCCGGCAAATGGGCCACCAGCGCCACGCCGCTGGCACCGCTGCCGCTGGCGCGGCAGGTGTCGGGCATGCGCGTGGGCATCGTCGGCATGGGCCGGGTGGGCCGCGCGGTGGCGCAGCGGGCGGCGGCGTTTGGCTGCCCGATCAGCTACACCGACCTGCAGGCGCTGGATGTGCCTTACGGGTTTGAGCCGGACCTCAAGCAACTGGCCAAAAACAGCGACGCGCTGATTCTGGCTGCTGCCGCCGACAAGGGTGAAGCGCTGATCAACCGCGAGGTGCTGCAGGCGCTGGGGGCTGATGGTTACCTGATCAACATCGCCCGCGGCAAGCTGGTGGATGAGCCGGCATTGATTGCAGCGCTTGAAGCCGGCGAAATTGCCGGGGCCGCACTGGATGTGTTTGCCGACGAGCCGCGTGCACCTGAAGCACTGTTCGAGCGCGACGATGTGGTGCTGCAGCCGCACCGGGCCAGTGCCACGGTGCAGACCCGCACACGCATGGGCGAAATGGTGGTGGCCAGCCTGGTGGATGTGTTTGCCGGGCGCAAGCCGCAGGGGTTGGTGATCTAG
- a CDS encoding SDR family oxidoreductase → MTQNKKIALVTGAGSGIGRAVALALLQDGFSLVLAGRRAEPLEAVAEQIRAAGGEALPVPTDVRDEHSVAQLFATIEEVHGRLDVIFNNAGINAPAVPVDELPLENWRNLMATNVDGVFLCARAAFGLMRRQQPQGGRIINNGSISAHTPRPFTAPYTASKHAVLGITKALALDGRPYNIVCSQVDIGNALTELSERMTRGVRQANGEIAAEPMLDVRHVADAVRYIAALPLDANVLNMTVMASNMPFVGRG, encoded by the coding sequence ATGACCCAGAACAAGAAAATCGCTTTGGTCACCGGCGCCGGCAGCGGCATCGGCCGGGCCGTCGCCCTCGCCCTGCTGCAGGACGGCTTCAGCCTGGTGCTGGCCGGCCGGCGCGCCGAACCTCTGGAAGCAGTAGCCGAGCAGATCCGCGCGGCCGGCGGCGAAGCCCTGCCCGTACCCACCGACGTGCGTGATGAACACAGCGTCGCGCAGCTGTTCGCCACCATCGAAGAAGTGCACGGCCGCCTGGACGTGATCTTCAACAACGCAGGCATCAACGCCCCTGCTGTACCGGTGGACGAACTGCCGCTGGAGAACTGGCGCAACCTCATGGCCACCAACGTTGATGGGGTGTTCCTGTGCGCCCGCGCCGCGTTCGGCCTGATGCGCCGCCAGCAGCCACAAGGCGGGCGCATCATCAACAACGGCTCGATCTCGGCCCACACCCCACGCCCGTTCACCGCGCCCTACACCGCCAGCAAGCACGCCGTGCTGGGCATCACCAAGGCCCTGGCGCTGGATGGCCGCCCCTACAACATCGTGTGCAGCCAGGTGGACATCGGCAACGCCCTGACCGAGCTGTCCGAGCGCATGACCCGTGGCGTGCGCCAGGCCAATGGCGAGATCGCCGCCGAGCCGATGCTCGACGTGCGTCATGTGGCGGATGCGGTGCGCTACATCGCCGCCCTGCCGCTGGACGCCAACGTGCTGAACATGACCGTGATGGCCAGCAACATGCCTTTTGTCGGCCGTGGCTGA
- a CDS encoding fumarylacetoacetate hydrolase family protein produces MTYLFNPPATVSLPIEGSTARFPVGRVFCLGRNYPWPESAGPAPSEPVFFMKPASNVVEAQGELPFPPLTDEFCHEIELVVAIAEGGANIPPEQALDHIYGFAVGLDLTRRDHQRKAKSEGLPWEGAKVFDASAPMTAVVPASQRHWPLDGALWLKVNGQERQRAHLGSQTWPLAEVISRLSRQLPLRPGDLIMTGSPPGVAPLNPGDVIDAGIDGIGELQLRVGPRPTGQAANAA; encoded by the coding sequence ATGACCTACCTGTTCAACCCGCCGGCCACCGTCAGCCTGCCCATCGAGGGCAGCACTGCGCGCTTTCCGGTCGGCCGGGTGTTCTGCCTGGGCCGCAACTACCCCTGGCCCGAATCCGCAGGCCCGGCCCCCAGCGAGCCGGTGTTCTTCATGAAGCCCGCCAGCAACGTGGTCGAAGCCCAGGGCGAACTGCCCTTCCCGCCGCTGACCGACGAGTTTTGCCATGAAATCGAGCTGGTAGTGGCCATTGCCGAAGGCGGCGCCAACATCCCCCCGGAACAGGCACTGGACCACATTTACGGCTTTGCCGTGGGCCTGGACCTGACCCGCCGCGACCACCAGCGCAAGGCCAAAAGTGAAGGCCTGCCGTGGGAAGGCGCCAAGGTGTTCGACGCTTCCGCGCCCATGACTGCCGTGGTCCCGGCCAGCCAACGCCATTGGCCGCTGGACGGTGCCTTGTGGCTAAAGGTCAACGGCCAGGAGCGCCAGCGCGCCCACCTTGGCAGCCAGACCTGGCCACTGGCCGAAGTGATCAGCCGCCTCTCCCGGCAACTGCCGCTGCGCCCTGGTGACCTGATCATGACCGGCAGCCCGCCCGGCGTCGCGCCACTGAACCCCGGGGACGTCATTGATGCCGGCATCGACGGCATCGGCGAACTGCAACTGCGCGTCGGCCCACGCCCCACCGGCCAAGCCGCCAACGCCGCCTGA
- a CDS encoding MFS transporter — MSSTPTSRTAAPAFALDAAPAQRLPTRRRWFMLALLLVATIINYVDRVNISIAAPFMAKDLGLDKVEMGLIFSAFAWTYALALVPAGFIADRFGSRLTYGVSLISWSAVTVAQGLASGFASLFGLRLAVGAMEAPAFPANSRAVTVWFPARERGMASSIYVCGQYLGTALFTGALLWLATTYDWRHVFYSTGLVGILFGVVWLFLYRDPLNCKKVSKEELAYIENGGGLVKSSQERTKFNWRQVAELFRYRQVWAICLGKFASTSALYFFLTWFPTYLIEERQLTLIKVGIFAVMPFIGATVGILLAGIVSDLLIRKGYSLSFARKLPLVVGSMLGMSIVLVNFTDSNVLCIAILTLAFFAQGIASSSWAAVSEVAPKQLIGLTGGITSLAANIGGIVTPIVIGAIVQASGSFAMAFWFIGGVALMGTLSYSLLLGKLFRIELKTAA; from the coding sequence TCGAGCACCCCTACCTCCCGCACAGCGGCGCCTGCGTTCGCCCTGGACGCGGCCCCCGCGCAACGCCTGCCCACCCGCCGCCGCTGGTTCATGCTGGCGCTGCTACTGGTGGCAACCATCATCAACTACGTCGACCGGGTGAACATTTCCATCGCGGCACCGTTCATGGCCAAGGACCTGGGCCTGGACAAAGTCGAGATGGGCCTGATCTTCTCCGCCTTCGCCTGGACCTACGCCCTGGCTCTGGTGCCTGCCGGCTTCATTGCCGATCGCTTCGGCTCGCGCCTGACCTATGGCGTATCGCTGATCAGCTGGTCGGCCGTCACCGTGGCCCAGGGCCTGGCCAGCGGCTTTGCCTCGCTGTTCGGCCTGCGCCTGGCAGTTGGCGCCATGGAGGCACCGGCCTTCCCCGCCAACAGCCGCGCGGTCACGGTGTGGTTCCCCGCCCGCGAGCGCGGCATGGCCAGCAGCATCTACGTGTGCGGCCAGTATCTGGGCACGGCGCTGTTCACCGGCGCACTGCTGTGGCTGGCCACCACCTACGACTGGCGCCACGTGTTCTACAGCACTGGCCTGGTGGGCATCTTGTTTGGCGTGGTGTGGCTGTTTTTGTACCGCGACCCGCTGAACTGCAAGAAAGTCAGCAAGGAAGAACTGGCCTACATCGAAAACGGCGGCGGGCTGGTGAAAAGCAGCCAGGAACGCACCAAGTTCAACTGGCGCCAGGTGGCTGAACTGTTCCGCTACCGCCAGGTGTGGGCGATTTGCCTGGGCAAGTTCGCCAGTACCTCGGCCCTGTACTTTTTCCTCACCTGGTTCCCCACCTACCTGATCGAAGAGCGCCAGCTCACCCTGATCAAGGTCGGCATATTCGCGGTGATGCCATTTATTGGCGCCACGGTGGGCATCCTGCTGGCGGGCATCGTGTCGGACTTGCTCATCCGCAAAGGTTATTCGCTGTCGTTCGCCCGCAAGCTGCCGCTGGTGGTGGGTTCGATGCTGGGCATGTCGATCGTGCTGGTGAACTTCACCGACTCCAACGTGCTGTGCATCGCCATTCTGACCCTGGCGTTCTTTGCCCAAGGCATTGCCTCTTCGTCGTGGGCGGCGGTGTCGGAAGTGGCGCCCAAGCAGCTGATCGGCCTGACCGGCGGGATTACCAGCCTGGCCGCGAACATCGGCGGCATCGTCACGCCAATCGTGATCGGCGCCATCGTGCAGGCCAGTGGCTCGTTCGCCATGGCGTTCTGGTTTATCGGCGGTGTGGCGCTGATGGGCACGCTTTCGTACTCACTGTTACTTGGGAAGCTGTTCCGGATCGAGCTGAAGACGGCTGCCTGA